From Hymenobacter sedentarius, a single genomic window includes:
- a CDS encoding restriction endonuclease — MARQRTRPSAWPPLDSPVTVGPQCGLCEREVQATSRHHLVPREEGGKYGPTVELCQPCHSSVHRFLSNRDLAQRYSSVELLRAAEELQTYLRWIRKQRVERIANRRARR; from the coding sequence ATGGCAAGGCAGCGCACCCGGCCCTCGGCATGGCCGCCCCTCGATTCACCGGTTACCGTTGGCCCGCAGTGCGGCCTGTGCGAGCGGGAGGTACAAGCCACTTCCCGGCACCACTTGGTACCGCGCGAAGAAGGCGGCAAATACGGCCCCACCGTTGAGCTATGCCAACCCTGCCACAGCAGCGTGCACCGCTTCCTAAGCAACCGCGACCTTGCCCAGCGCTACTCTTCGGTTGAGCTGTTGCGCGCCGCCGAGGAGCTGCAAACCTACCTGCGCTGGATTCGAAAGCAGCGCGTAGAGCGCATCGCCAACCGCCGCGCCCGCCGCTGA